Below is a genomic region from Granulicella sibirica.
TGCGAACTGATGTGAGATCGTCTGGTGAGCAGCCATTTCAGACGCATGCGCCGAGGCAGCCCGGGCAAGGCTATCGTCCCAGCTGAGTTCCGACAAGCCCCGGTCCGCCCGTTCGCGGTTCGCTTGCTGAAACAGGAACGCCTCCGCCGAACTCTTCGTTGAAGGCGCAGTGGAGGGCGAAGTCGAGCGCTCAGCAGGAACTGTCTTACTCGGCCGAGGTGGCCCCGAATCTAAAAAGGAAGCTCCGCCCGCAATAGCCAGGCGCCCGAAATCTTCTACCGCGTAAATCTCTCCAGCGTTGACGACAATCGCAATCCCAACTGCGTTATACGCCGGATTCAGCAGGTTCTCCCGGTGACCTGCGGACTCCATCCAACCCGTCTGGATCCGAAGGACGCTCGGTGCAAAGGCGACATTTTCAGCGACAGCGTCGAAGTTGACGCCGAGCCCGTTGACTCTCGTCAGCAGGCCTTCTTCATCGGAAAACTGATGGGAGATTGCCTGCCGCCCCGCCATCTCGCGAGCATGCACCCGCGCCGCCTGGGCAAGAGCAGGATCCATCACAAGCGCCGGTACGCCCCTTGCCGTGCGCTCCTGATTCGCCGCCGAGAGCAAATACTGTTCACCTATGTTTCCTTGGGCGAACAGCGGCGCCGCAACGACACAGGCACAAAAGCCCTGCAGCAATGCTAGGAACACCCACCGTCGCAACACTGGAGTCATAGCTGGTTGAACCCCACTTCTCCAAGGCTGTCGCGCGGCTTCTTCCGGTCGTCTGCCTTGCGACTTCAGGCTGTCAATTCATCCTTGACCAGGTTCCAAATCTCTTCGATCCCCTGTTCCAGCACGATCGTCGGGCGCCATCCCAGAGCCTTTAGGCGGCTCACATCCATTAGCTTTCGCGGCGTACCATCAGGCTTGCTCGTATCGAAGACAAGCGGCCCCTGAAAACCGGCCACGCGTGCAACCAACTCCGCCAGCTCCCGAATCGTCACATCCTCACCTGTCCCGATGTTGATCAGCGGCGGGGATTCCTCGGACAGGAAGCTCCCGAACTTAGCTTCGTCCAGGTTCAGCAGAAAGACGCAGGCACGAGCCAGATCGTCCGAGTGAAGAAGCTCCCGGCGAGGCGTACCCGTGCCCCACACGACAAGTTCGCCGTTGCTGGATGTCTTTGCCACCGCCACCTTCCGCATCAGTGCAGGAAGCACATGCGAGGTCGCCGGATCGAAGTTGTCCCCCGGCCCATAAAGGTTCGTGGGCATAGCGGCCAGATAGTGTGTGCCGAACTGCCGATTGTAGCTCCAGCACATCTCGATGCCGGCGATCTTCGCCATCGCGTAAGGCCGATTCGTCGGTTCCAGCGGACCGGTCATCAGGCACGACTCCGGCATTGGTTGTGGAGCGAGCTTTGGGTAAATGCACGAAGAGCCCAAGAACAGAAGGCGATCGACCCCGTTACGGTAGGACGCCTCGATCACATTGTCCTGGATCACCAGATTCTCCCGAATGAAGTCCGCCGGGTACGTCTGGTTCGCCATGATGCCACCCACCTTCGCTGCCGCCAACACGACGTGCTCGGGTCTAGTCTCCTCAAAGAACGCTCTCACAGCGTTGGGATCGAGAAGGTCAAGCTCCGAGCGCGTCCGCAGGAGCAGGTTCGTGTAACCCGCCTTTATGAGCCCTCGCTGAATGGCCGAGCCTACCAAGCCTCGATGCCCAGCGATGTAGATTCGAGCGTCGAGCGGCATGTACGGCTTGGACATGATCTTCTCCATCGACATAAGCGCTAGGCTCTACGTTTCACGAACGTTGTACGCATCGAAGCCGTGTCGCCGAACCAGCGCATCCCGCTGCGCCGCCTTCAGGTCGGCCTCGACCATCTCACGCACAAGTTCGTCGAAGGAGGTGGTCGGCGTCCAGCCAAGCTCCTCCCTCGCCTTCGACGCGTCGCCAAGAAGCGTATCGACCTCAGTCGGCCGAAAGTATCGGGGGTCGACTGCGACCACCACGCTGCCGAACGGATCCAGTGCTTTCTCCTCGGAACCGCTTCCCTGCCAGCTTAGCTCCAGATCAAGTAGCTCGGCGCAGCGCTTTACAAACTCTCGTACGCTGTACTGCTTTCCGGTTGCGATAACAAAGTCCCGCGGTGTGTCCTGCTGCAGCATCAGCCACTGCATCTCAACGTAGTCGCGTGCATGTCCCCAGTCCCGCTTTGCGTCGAGATTCCCGAGGAAGAGCGATGTCTGCAGCCCCACCTTGATCCGCGCCAGGCCCCGCGTAATCTTTCGTGTCACAAACGTCTCCCCGCGAAAGGGACTCTCATGGTTGAACAGAATCCCGTTGCACGCATAGATTCCGTATGCTTCCCGGTAGTTCACAACGATCCAGTACGCATACATCTTGGCCACGGCATAGGGAGAACGCGGATAGAAGGGTGTCTCCTCATGCTGCGGGCTCTCCCGCACGAGCCCGTAAAGCTCGCTGGAAGACGCTTGATAGAATTTCGTTTTCTTCTCCAACCCGAGAATGCGGATCGCCTCCAGCAAGCGCAGGGGACCAAGCGCGTCTGCGTCGGCAGTGTATTCAGGCTGCTCGAAGGATACCTGAACGTGCGACTGAGCGCCGAGGTTGTAGATCTCGTCTGGTTGTACTTTTTGCACGATGTGGATCAGCGACGAAGAGTCGGTGAGATCGCCATAATGCAGAATGAACTTCGGCTGAGGGTTATGGGGATCTTCATAGATGTGGTCGATGCGGGCGGTGTTGAAGAGCGAAGATCGACGCTTGATGCCATGGACTTCATAGCCTTTGGCTAAGAGGAACTCCGCGAGATAAGCCCCGTCTTGTCCTGTAACCCCTGTGATCAGGGCTTTTTTCAAAAAAGAGCCTCCGTACCGACCTCATAGTACCCGGTCTGTACTGGCTCAGTTTACTTGAATCACGGGCTCGGGTTCTCGTATCAAGGAGAGTAACTCCTGCTCGAAACGTGCGAGAACCTGCTCTCGCCCAAGATGCCTTACAGCGTACCGGCGCGCCGCTGCCCCAAACTTCGAACGGAGCGTAGGAGAATCGATCAGGCAACGGGCTGCCTTCTGGAGCTCCGTCGGATCATGCGCCTGAACCACCAGGCCGCACGGGTCGATATCCAGCGCGTCGCTTCCTCCCACCACGTGGGCAACCTGAGTTCCGGGTTCGGCGATCGCGACGACCGGCCTTCCGCTTGAAAGCATTCCGGTCAGCTTCGAGGGCATCACCAAATCCGCCGCGCCGGGGCGCTGCGGCAGCAGATGAATATCCGCGGCGTTCAACAGATCGTTCAACCTTTCCATCGGCTGGATATCGATAAGTGTCACGTTGGGCCGGTGCGCGACCATGCCTTCGAACATAGACCGGAACGAGCCTTCTCCGCAGAAGAGGAAGTGCACCCTCGGGTCGTCTTCGAACGCTGCGGCCAGAGGCACAAGGAGCTCCAGCCCTTGTTTCGCGCCCATGTTTCCGGAGTAAAGAAGAATGATCTTTCCCTCGAGCCCAAGCTCCCGGCGGAACGAGTTTTGGCTGCCTGCCGCCTGGGGGCGAATCACGTCGACATCCACCCAGTTTGGGAAGAGTCGGCTCTGAATGGGCGACACTCCCTTCGCCAGCGACCGCTCCACCATCTTCCCTGAAATGCTGGAGACGCGGCTGAACGCATCCGTGAACACTCGCTCCAGGCGAAGGGCGAAGCTCTGAACCCTGCCGTTCGAGGGGAGCAGGCCGAGATCGAACGCGGCGTCTACCTCGAAATCCTGTACGTGCAACCAGGACGCCGCTTGCGTCGTGCGAGCCAGTAGGAGTGCGAGCGGAGCCCCGAAAAATGTCGGCTCCACCGTCCAGATAAGGTCAGGCTTCCAGGAATGCTGCTTCATCATCACGGGGATACTTCCAACCATGAACGAGAAAAGATGGAGCATCCGCCGGGCACCCGACGGCTCTCGCGGTACATAAAGCGGAGTGCGGTAAACCGTCGGAGCGCCCGGGACCTTTGGCAGTTCCGTCCGATACCATTTGCCGCGATAGTCTTCGCGAACCTTCCACGCGGGATAATAAGGCGGGGCCGTGATGACGCGAATCTCGTGCCCCCGCGCAGCCAGCCACGCGGCCATCTCTCCGGTATACTTCCCTACCCCAGTGAGTTCCGGTGAATAGTTAATCCCATAGATAAGGATCCGAAGGCGGGCTGGGGGACTGATTCTCAGGCGTTGCTCTCCGCTTTCACGTAAACGATAGTCTCTCATTTTACCGTTACTTTGGGGACAGCGGGCTATTGATCCCTTCCATACCGTCAAGAGCTTGCGAATAACTTCTTTCGCCTGCATCCTGTGGGAATGAACTCTTCCGAAATCACGAGTTCGGCTGCGTCCCTCCCGATCCCGCGAAGAGCGTCTCGCCAACTTCTGGCAGAGTGCAAATCCCAGCCTCTGGCCGCATTCGGAGTCGCCCTCCTTTTCGTCTTCGTGGTCGCTGCCGTCTTTGCTCCATGGCTTGCCCCGCAGGACCCTGCTCACCTCAGTCTCTCCGGTCGTCTTCTTGCGCCGAGCCCAGCGCACTTGTTCGGTACGGACGAGTTAGGCCGCGACATCCTCTCGCGCACAATCTACGGAGCTCGCATTTCCATGATCGTCGCTGTCTCGGTCATCGCTCTGTCCCTCGCGCTCGGCCTGATCGCGGGAGGCCTGGCCGGCTTCTATGGCGGATGGACCGATACCCTCGTAAATGTCTACATCACGAATGCCTTTCTAGCGCTCCCGGGAATCCTGATCGCAATCGCCTTCGTCGCCTTCCTTGGGCCCGGTCTTGGCAATCTGATCATCGCCCTCTCCATCTCCGGTTGGGTTGGCTATGCTCGCCTTATTCGTGCTCAGGTCATGGCCGTCAAGGAACGGGAGTTCGTCGAAGCTGCCCGAGCACTCGGCGCATCGGACATTCGTCTCCTTGTAAGACACATTTTTCCAAACATCCTGCAGCCGCTTATCGTGCAGGCAGCGATCGGAATGGCGGCGGCGGTTCTCGCCGAAGCGACTCTGAGCTTCCTTGGCCTCGGTATCCCCGCCCCCGCCGCAAGTTGGGGCGCAATGCTGAACGACGGGAGATCGCATCTCTTCGAATCGCCGCATCTCGTCTTCTTCCCGGCCATGGCCGTCATGTTGAGCGTGCTCTCTTTCAACTTCATTGGCGATGCCCTCAGAGACTACCTCGATCCGAGGACGCGATTGTCCGTCGGAATGTAGCAATCAGCATCCCATGTCAGAGACAGCTAAGCTGAACAATATAAAGAACTACGGTGTCAATCCCGCGTAGCGAAGGAACAACTGATGCTGGTCGGAGTCATCTCAGATACCCACGGCCTACTCCGTCCTGAGGCTCTCGAAGCCCTCGCGGGGAGCGACCATATCCTACACGCCGGTGATGTGGGAGATCCCGCGATTCTCGAAGCCCTGCGCTCGATAGCCCCGGTGACTGCGATTCGGGGCAATGTCGATACGAGCGGCCCGTGCGCGGACCTCTCGCCTACCGAGGCGGTTGAGCTCGCCGGAACCCTCTTCTACATTGTGCATTCACTTCAGGATTTGGATATAAATGCGGCAACCGCTGGGGTTGCGTGCGTCGTCAGCGGACATTCCCACAAGCCGTCATTTACCCGCAAGGACGGCGTCGCGTATCTAAACCCTGGTAGCGCGGGTCCGCGCCGCTTTTCTCTTCCTGTCACCGTCGCCCTCGTGGATATCTTGCCCAATAGGCTTGAAGCGAAAATCATCCCGATCCTGGGTGTCCCTAACGATCGAAGTGAACGGAATTGAGGATCGTCTCCATCTGATGCCGGACGCTGAGAATCTCATCCTGCGTCATATCGCGGACACCACTGACCTCGCCACCGCAGAAGTTGTTCATCGCAAGGTCAAAGCGCAGGCATCCGTTACGCACCGAGAGTGTGTATATGTCGTCGCGGTACTCCGTGCATAACGTTCCGTGCTCGTCGTGACCGTGGTTAGCCTTCCTGTCCCCGACCACGGGAACGGTCTCGCTAAGTGCTTCTGGTTGAGGGACATACGTGCGGGCTAGGCTCGGGGGCGGGTTCACTTGGGCGGCGCACTGCACCTTATCGAGCTTGGGAATGAGGCTGACGTAGAGGTGCGCCCCCGAGAAAGTGCTCAAAGGAAAGGGGTTCTCCGCGATAGCGGCTACGAAGCGGAAGCGGGTATTTGGCGGCGCGGTACGGGCTTCGTGATGGAAGGTGCTGAGCTCGTGGTCGTGGGCTGCGATAGTCCAAGTTGTTGGAACGTCGAAGGTTAGATGGTCGGGGGCATCGTGAATGGTGTGTGTCTGAGCGGCTGCGATTGCGGGCAAGAGGAGCACTAGATGGGTCAATTTGTGCATGTTTGTGTGGTCAGGATGTGGGCCATTGTGCGGTAAAGCTGGTTAGCTGCGCATCCTCGGGTTGGCAATCGTGTAAGCGACGTCGGTTAAGAGATTGACGGCGACGTAGGTGAGTCCGACAGCAAGGATGCATCCCTGGACCAGAGCATAATCCCGATTGGAGATGGCAGACAGAGTCAGGCGGCCGATGCCAGGCCAACTAAAGATCGTCTCTGTCACGATGGCTCCGGCAAGCAACGATCCGAACTGAAGACCGGCGACCGTCAGGATCGGAACGAGGGCGTTGCGCAGGGCATGGCGGTAGACGACTTGATTCTCCGTGAGTCCCTTGGCGCGGGCGGTGCGGATGTAATCCTGTCCAAGCTCCTCAAGCATCGCCGTTCGCACCATACGCGTGAGGATCGCGGCGAGCCCGGAGCCGAGGGTGATCGCCGGAAGGATCAAATGGAGGAGGAAGGTAGGCAGATCGGTTCCGGGTCCCGAGACGGGCGTCCAGCCGAGGCGGATCGAGAACAAAAGGATCAGGATGGGGCCGAGAGCAAAGTTCGGAAAGGAGAGACCGACGAGCGAGACGACGCCGAGCGTCCGGTCCTGCCAACGATTGCGATGAAGTGCCGAGAGGATCCCGGCTGGTATCGCGACGGCTAGGCCGAGGAGAAGGGATGACAGCGTCAGGGCCAGAGTGTAGGGGTAGCGCTGCAGAATAAGGTGCATGACCGAATCATGCAGACGCAAGGACTGGCCCAGATCGGCATGCGCCACCCCGGCGAGATAGTGCATGTACTGTTCGGGAAGCGGTTGGTCCAGACCATATGTATGCCGAAGAACAGAGATGTCGGTCGAGGTAGCTCCTTCCCCAAGCATCTGCGCGATCGGGTCGCCAGGCACAAGATGGATAAGAAGAAAGACGACCGACACCACAACCCAGAGCACAGGGAGAGTGAGGAGAACGCGGCGCAGGGGTTTGGGCACTCTGGGCTGAGACGTCACGCCGCTCCGTCTCGCGCGGCGAGCGCTTCCTGCTCGGCCGCGGACGGCTTGAGCATCTCGACCTGAACCCGGCTGATGCGCCGCCCGATCATCTCGGCGACGGTGTAGCGGCGATCCTCGAAGACGACGCTCTCGTTCGGATGAGGGATGTGCCCTAACTGCGCGAGCAAGAAGCCTGCAAGCGTCTCGACGCCAGCCTCGCGGGGGAAGCTCCACTGGAGCTGCGTGTTGAGATCACGCAGCGTGGCGCTTCCGTCCAGGGTCATGACACCCGTAGACGACGTCAGAGCAGGACGCGAGGCAATGTCGAATTCGTCCTCGAGTTCTCCGACGATCTGCTCCAACGCGTCCTCTGCTGTCACCAGGCCGACGGTCGAGCCGAACTCGTCGACCACCACCGCGATCTGCCGGCGGCGATTCTGGAAGTCCTGAAGAAGCTCGACGGCAAGCTTGGTCTCGGGAACGAAGAACGGCTCCCGCATGACCTGGCGCAGCGTGAGGCCGGAGTCGCCGGAGCTTCCGAGCGAGAGGGCAACGGAGCGGAAGTGCATGAGCCGCGAGATGTCCTTCGAATAGACGATGCCGATGATCTGATCGGTGTCGGCGTGGCGGCTCTTGTGACGGCCGGGTATGGCGGTCTCGTAGACGGGAATACGCGAATGCTGCTCCTCGATGATGCGAGCGCTGGCCCGCTCGACTGACAGATCGGCAGGCAGCGAGAAGATCTTGCCGCGTGGCGTCATAATCTCCCGCACCGTCACATGGTTGAGCTCGATCGCGCGATGGATGATCTGCTCCTGGAACTCCGGCAACAACCCCATGCGACGAGTCGACGTCGCGATCAACTTCAGCTCCTCGGGCGAGTGGACAGGACCTTCGCCGGAGAGCGGCGCGTTGAACAGGCGGAGAACCGCGGCGGCGGATGAGTTCATGAGCTTCACCGCAGGCCGTGTCATGCGGATGAAGACGTCCATCGGTCCAGCGACCGCAAGGGCGATGCGTTCCGTCCGCTGAAGCGCGAGCGACTTCGGCACGAGTTCACCGAGCAGGACCTCGAAGTAGGTAATGACCGAGAACGCAAGCGCAACCGCGATGCCATGCGCGTAGAGGACGGCATGCGGTGGAAGCACTCGCAGAAGACGCGAAGCAGCATGCAGGATCATCTCGGCGACGGCCGGCTCGCCGATCCAGCCAAGCGCGAGCGCGGCCAGTGTGACGCCGAACTGCACGGCAGGAAGGAAGTCGTCGATGTTGCGTTTGAGCTGAAGGGCACTGCGAGCGCCGGGACGGCCGAGCGCGATAAGCTGCTCGATACGCGTCTCACGAACGCTGATGAGCGCGAACTCCGCAGCCACGAAGAAGCTGTTGGCCAGAATGAAGAAGGCCACCATGATCGCGCGGAAGAGCATCCACTCCAGCATTAGGGGTCAGTTTACCATTTGGGCATTGGGCTTAAGTACAGGCGCGCAAAGGGCTGGACACAGTGGTATGAACTTCCCGAAAGCGCGGCTGTGCGACCGTTATCCAAATTAGTCAGTCAACCCGAACGGCATCTATCGTTCCTGATCTAGCTTCCTCCTCGTAGTCATCCGCCCTAGGATCAAGCTATCCCTGGATTCCGAGTGCTGCGTGTCCGCCTGCCATCAACACTGTGGGCATGTTCCTCACCCACCTCATCAATGAGTAGCCGCGAATCGGCGTGTGATTAAGTCCGACACATGGGATGTGCAGGGACCTCCGAAGGAGGATCAGACCGTTCCGGTGAAGAAGCTCGCATCCTCGATGCCACTCACAATTCAAGCCTCTGCTCTGAGACGGGAGAACTCTTCAGCCGCAGTGACCGGCGTCTCCACGCATGATTCGAAGCGGTCGCTTCGAACTCGACTTGACACGTAAGCCATTACTTATATAAATATATGCTTATGCAAAGTCTTGATGCTACATTCGCCGCTTTAGCCGACCCAACGCGTCGCGCAATCCTTGCGCGCCTTGCCGCAGGGGAGGCCTCCGTGAACGAGTTGGCAGAGCCGTTCGAGATGACGCAACCCGCAATTTCCCAACACCTCAAGGTCCTCGAAGATGCAGGCCTCATCGTCCGTCGAATCGAGGGCAAGAAGCGCCCTCGGCGGCTGGCAAGAGCAGGTATCGAAGAGATGGATCAATGGCTCGCCAGGCTGCGAAAAGCTCTCGAAGCAAATTACAGTCGACTCGACGAAGTTCTGGCGGGTGTGGAGACACACAAGAAAGGAAAAGAGTGATGAGCAAACTGATGCTGAAAACCGAGGGTGACACCCACGTGCTTGTGACAAGACGCTTCGATGCGTCTCCAGAAGCTATATACCGCGCCCATACCGATCCGGCCATCCTTCAGAAATGGTTGCTGGGCCCGGAAGGTTGGACAATGCCGGTCTGTATCAATGAGGCAAAAGTCGGCGGGAAGTTTCGTTACGAGTGGACAAATGGCAAAGGCAATACATTTCACATCACTGGAGAGTACCTGGAGCTGAAACCGTACAACAGGATTGTGCATATCGAGCGCATGCACCTGCCGGATCCCAAGCCGGACAACCATATCGAAACGCTATTCGAAGCCGACGGCGCTGGAACGCTGATGACCATGCGGATGACCCTGCCCGACTCTCAGACGCGCACGGCGATGCTCGCAACCGGGATGGAAGGCGGAATGGAAGCGAGCTATATCCGGCTAGAAGGAATGCTCTAGTCCCGCCACTGATGGGAATGTCAACGCCGGATAAGGGAGGTTCTCATGATTTACAAAGTATCGGGCAGTGTTGCAGTGCTATTGCTGCTGGTCGTGGTCGGTGCATGGAATCTCCACACGACCGTCCGCGCGGAGCATTCTTTCGACGCCCCTGAGGCGGAGGTGTGGCGGGTCTGGACCGATGCGGACTCGATTCAGAAATGGTGGGGCCCGAAGGGCTACACAGGTCTCGTCATCCGGAATGATCTGCATGAGGGTGGCAGCTATCTTTGGGCGATGAAATCCGCGAAGGGAAAGATATCTTGGAACACGGGAACGTACCGGGAAGTCGTCCCAAACCGGAAAATCGTGTCAACCATGTCATTCTCTGACGAGCGTGGAAGAATCATCCCCGGAACACGTGTCTCGGTTCCTGGGCATTGGCCTGACGAGATCGTCGTCATCGTTGACTTCAGTGACTCTGCAGGTAAGACCAAGGTCACGGTTAGTGAAGTGGGCGTTCCCCTCATCGTGTACGTCTTCTCGAAGGTTGGCTGGGCTCAGCAGTTTGACAAACTTCAATCGGTGCTCTGAAAAACGTCTTCTCCTCCTTGACGAACACCGGGTCAGTCCCCAAGGCCGCAGATGATCGGTCAGGCCAGGCGCTGGCGCAATCTCCTTGCGACAGAAGGCAGGTAGCCACGAGCCGCTTCTTGCCAGCCGTCAGCAATTGATGGGAAGAGCGTCTAGCGGGACTCTTCGTACGCTAATTGCATGCAGCCCGAGGCGGATGCAAGTCGTACTCCAGAGCAAGTCACCAATCCCATAAAGCTATTTCGAGGAGGACATGTCCTTCAATGCCTGCGCAAAGGTGGGACTCGGCTTTTCATCAAATACAGCTAGGCACATCCTCGCCTGAAACCAGAGATATTCTGGAGGCCCCTTGAACTTGTCGGGATAGCGCGCATCGTAGTAGGCCTCCACGCCTTCTCCAACCGGCACCGGACTCGGCACGTTCTTCTGCATGATCTGGAACACCCCACGCATGTGCTCAATGACCGACGCGTTCTGCTGCCGCCAATACGCCGCTTCTACGCGATTCACGCCAGACTCGAACGCATAGGCGCTGCCCATCTCGGAAACCTTGCGACAAGCCAGCCACCAGCTTTCCAGTTCCCGCACAAACACCCAGTGATTCGCTCCAATCTCAAACTCTGCCCGCGCCGCATCTTCCGTAGTTCCCGGCCCAAGCATGCCGAAAAACCTGCTCTTCTCGTCATCGGTGAGCTGCTCCCACGCACCTGTCTTCAAGGTGTTTGTCGCGGAATCATAGCTCGCATAGCCAGGCACATCCTCCACCACAATCTTCGGCGGCGCGATAGGACAACTCATCCCAGCGGCCACAGTAGCCTTCACGAACGAATCACGCAGCGCGGTCGCTTGAGCCCTCCGCTCAGTCACCCCCTTGCTCTCCGTACCCGTCCGTTGCCCAAAGGCCGCCCCACAAGTTGCAGCCATCAAAATCCAGCCAATCCTCCGCGTTGAAGCCTTCAGCATTGCGTCCCTCCTTATAGAAGCTATGCGGCTAAGCATAACCACGGACGCTCACGGTCCCCAAAGTCTCTTCTTCTCGAGCCTGCGGAGACTACCCCGAGAGATTGCAGTCGACCCCGCCGGTCGCTTTCGTAATTCCTGCAAGCAGCGCAGTGACAATGCCACCTCATACCGCATCGATGCAGAGTCAGGAAAAGCAGACTGGTCTTCTTGCCGTAAGAGTTCCATCGCTGGAGTCGGCACTCGAAGCAGCCCTCTCTGGGACGCTTCCAGTGCCGCTCGTTCCT
It encodes:
- a CDS encoding CAP domain-containing protein, with the translated sequence MTPVLRRWVFLALLQGFCACVVAAPLFAQGNIGEQYLLSAANQERTARGVPALVMDPALAQAARVHAREMAGRQAISHQFSDEEGLLTRVNGLGVNFDAVAENVAFAPSVLRIQTGWMESAGHRENLLNPAYNAVGIAIVVNAGEIYAVEDFGRLAIAGGASFLDSGPPRPSKTVPAERSTSPSTAPSTKSSAEAFLFQQANRERADRGLSELSWDDSLARAASAHASEMAAHQTISHQFAGEPELSARGASAGAKFALISENVAEAPDAGTIHHAWMNSPGHRENLLDARVDAVGISVVSRAGQLYAVEDFAHTTQLLSFDAQEVSVGRLLDEHGLVILPGRADARSACAIESGYEGRNQPLFIMRYTTDNLDLLPDRLTKEIGSGRYREAIVGACSGDGTSPFTAYRLAVLLYR
- a CDS encoding GDP-L-fucose synthase family protein → MSKPYMPLDARIYIAGHRGLVGSAIQRGLIKAGYTNLLLRTRSELDLLDPNAVRAFFEETRPEHVVLAAAKVGGIMANQTYPADFIRENLVIQDNVIEASYRNGVDRLLFLGSSCIYPKLAPQPMPESCLMTGPLEPTNRPYAMAKIAGIEMCWSYNRQFGTHYLAAMPTNLYGPGDNFDPATSHVLPALMRKVAVAKTSSNGELVVWGTGTPRRELLHSDDLARACVFLLNLDEAKFGSFLSEESPPLINIGTGEDVTIRELAELVARVAGFQGPLVFDTSKPDGTPRKLMDVSRLKALGWRPTIVLEQGIEEIWNLVKDELTA
- the gmd gene encoding GDP-mannose 4,6-dehydratase, with protein sequence MKKALITGVTGQDGAYLAEFLLAKGYEVHGIKRRSSLFNTARIDHIYEDPHNPQPKFILHYGDLTDSSSLIHIVQKVQPDEIYNLGAQSHVQVSFEQPEYTADADALGPLRLLEAIRILGLEKKTKFYQASSSELYGLVRESPQHEETPFYPRSPYAVAKMYAYWIVVNYREAYGIYACNGILFNHESPFRGETFVTRKITRGLARIKVGLQTSLFLGNLDAKRDWGHARDYVEMQWLMLQQDTPRDFVIATGKQYSVREFVKRCAELLDLELSWQGSGSEEKALDPFGSVVVAVDPRYFRPTEVDTLLGDASKAREELGWTPTTSFDELVREMVEADLKAAQRDALVRRHGFDAYNVRET
- a CDS encoding glycosyltransferase WbuB, coding for MRISPPARLRILIYGINYSPELTGVGKYTGEMAAWLAARGHEIRVITAPPYYPAWKVREDYRGKWYRTELPKVPGAPTVYRTPLYVPREPSGARRMLHLFSFMVGSIPVMMKQHSWKPDLIWTVEPTFFGAPLALLLARTTQAASWLHVQDFEVDAAFDLGLLPSNGRVQSFALRLERVFTDAFSRVSSISGKMVERSLAKGVSPIQSRLFPNWVDVDVIRPQAAGSQNSFRRELGLEGKIILLYSGNMGAKQGLELLVPLAAAFEDDPRVHFLFCGEGSFRSMFEGMVAHRPNVTLIDIQPMERLNDLLNAADIHLLPQRPGAADLVMPSKLTGMLSSGRPVVAIAEPGTQVAHVVGGSDALDIDPCGLVVQAHDPTELQKAARCLIDSPTLRSKFGAAARRYAVRHLGREQVLARFEQELLSLIREPEPVIQVN
- a CDS encoding ABC transporter permease, with amino-acid sequence MNSSEITSSAASLPIPRRASRQLLAECKSQPLAAFGVALLFVFVVAAVFAPWLAPQDPAHLSLSGRLLAPSPAHLFGTDELGRDILSRTIYGARISMIVAVSVIALSLALGLIAGGLAGFYGGWTDTLVNVYITNAFLALPGILIAIAFVAFLGPGLGNLIIALSISGWVGYARLIRAQVMAVKEREFVEAARALGASDIRLLVRHIFPNILQPLIVQAAIGMAAAVLAEATLSFLGLGIPAPAASWGAMLNDGRSHLFESPHLVFFPAMAVMLSVLSFNFIGDALRDYLDPRTRLSVGM
- a CDS encoding metallophosphoesterase family protein produces the protein MLVGVISDTHGLLRPEALEALAGSDHILHAGDVGDPAILEALRSIAPVTAIRGNVDTSGPCADLSPTEAVELAGTLFYIVHSLQDLDINAATAGVACVVSGHSHKPSFTRKDGVAYLNPGSAGPRRFSLPVTVALVDILPNRLEAKIIPILGVPNDRSERN
- a CDS encoding ABC transporter permease, which codes for MTSQPRVPKPLRRVLLTLPVLWVVVSVVFLLIHLVPGDPIAQMLGEGATSTDISVLRHTYGLDQPLPEQYMHYLAGVAHADLGQSLRLHDSVMHLILQRYPYTLALTLSSLLLGLAVAIPAGILSALHRNRWQDRTLGVVSLVGLSFPNFALGPILILLFSIRLGWTPVSGPGTDLPTFLLHLILPAITLGSGLAAILTRMVRTAMLEELGQDYIRTARAKGLTENQVVYRHALRNALVPILTVAGLQFGSLLAGAIVTETIFSWPGIGRLTLSAISNRDYALVQGCILAVGLTYVAVNLLTDVAYTIANPRMRS
- a CDS encoding hemolysin family protein, with the translated sequence MLEWMLFRAIMVAFFILANSFFVAAEFALISVRETRIEQLIALGRPGARSALQLKRNIDDFLPAVQFGVTLAALALGWIGEPAVAEMILHAASRLLRVLPPHAVLYAHGIAVALAFSVITYFEVLLGELVPKSLALQRTERIALAVAGPMDVFIRMTRPAVKLMNSSAAAVLRLFNAPLSGEGPVHSPEELKLIATSTRRMGLLPEFQEQIIHRAIELNHVTVREIMTPRGKIFSLPADLSVERASARIIEEQHSRIPVYETAIPGRHKSRHADTDQIIGIVYSKDISRLMHFRSVALSLGSSGDSGLTLRQVMREPFFVPETKLAVELLQDFQNRRRQIAVVVDEFGSTVGLVTAEDALEQIVGELEDEFDIASRPALTSSTGVMTLDGSATLRDLNTQLQWSFPREAGVETLAGFLLAQLGHIPHPNESVVFEDRRYTVAEMIGRRISRVQVEMLKPSAAEQEALAARDGAA
- a CDS encoding ArsR/SmtB family transcription factor; the protein is MQSLDATFAALADPTRRAILARLAAGEASVNELAEPFEMTQPAISQHLKVLEDAGLIVRRIEGKKRPRRLARAGIEEMDQWLARLRKALEANYSRLDEVLAGVETHKKGKE
- a CDS encoding SRPBCC domain-containing protein yields the protein MSKLMLKTEGDTHVLVTRRFDASPEAIYRAHTDPAILQKWLLGPEGWTMPVCINEAKVGGKFRYEWTNGKGNTFHITGEYLELKPYNRIVHIERMHLPDPKPDNHIETLFEADGAGTLMTMRMTLPDSQTRTAMLATGMEGGMEASYIRLEGML
- a CDS encoding SRPBCC family protein, which produces MIYKVSGSVAVLLLLVVVGAWNLHTTVRAEHSFDAPEAEVWRVWTDADSIQKWWGPKGYTGLVIRNDLHEGGSYLWAMKSAKGKISWNTGTYREVVPNRKIVSTMSFSDERGRIIPGTRVSVPGHWPDEIVVIVDFSDSAGKTKVTVSEVGVPLIVYVFSKVGWAQQFDKLQSVL
- a CDS encoding beta-propeller fold lactonase family protein — its product is MRLSITTDAHGPQSLFFSSLRRLPREIAVDPAGRFRNSCKQRSDNATSYRIDAESGKADWSSCRKSSIAGVGTRSSPLWDASSAARSSKQRLKQLTLTRPFGSRKRKLNLGTGNTRARPVTSFECSDSTRAFHGNN